The genomic interval gaaggaggacccagggaactacaggccggtcagcctcacctccatccccgggaagctgatggaacagctcatcctggaggtccccactaagcataaggaggacaagaaggtgatcaggaatagtcagcatggattcaccagaaggaaatcatgcttcaacaaccggatagccttctaggatggaatgactggctgggtagatgagggcagagcagtggatgttgtctccctggacttgagcaaagcttttgacactgtctctcatcccatcctcataggtaaactcaggaggtgtgggttggatgagtggacggtgaggtggattgagaactggctggatggccgagctccgagggttgtggtgaatggcgcagagtcaagttggaggcctgtagctagtggtgtcccgcagaggtcagtcctggctccagtcttgttcaatgtattcatcagtgacctggcggaagggacagagtgtaccctcagcaagttggctgatgatactaaactggggggagtggctgacacaccagagggctgcgctgccattcagagggacctggagaggttggagagctgggcggagaggaacctcctgacattccacaaaggcaagtgcagggtcctgcacctagggaggaagaaccccaggcagcaggacaggctgggggctgacctgctggaaagcagctctgcagagaaggacctgggagtgctggtggacgacaagtgaagcatgaggcagcagtgtgcccttgtggccaagaaggccaagggtatcctggggtgcattaggcagagtgttgccagcaggtggagggaggtgatcctcctgctctactcagccctggggaggcctcccctggagtactgtgtccagttctgggctgcccagtacaagagagacatggcactactgcagagagtccagcggagggctaccaagatggtgaggggactggagcacctctcctatgaggaaaggctgagagagctgggcctgttcagtctggagaagagaagactgagaggtgatctgatcaacgtgtataagtatctgaaggggggaggggggtggttgtcaagaagatgaggccgatctcttctccgtggtgcccagcaacaggacaagaggcaacgggcagaaactgaaccacaggaagttccatctaaacctgagaaaaaaacttcttgactgtgagggtgacagagcattggaacaggttgcccagagaggtggtggagtctccttcgctggagatattcaaaacccgtctggatgtgatcctgggcaatatgctctagaggaccctgcttgagcaggggggttggactagatgatctccagaggtcccttccaacctaaaccattctgtgattctgtgaatgtgttGAATGCAGGAAAAATCAGGAATGCAGGAAAACTTTGTATCACTGATGGGCATCCCAATGTTCACTGTGTCCAGATACCTCACTAAAACCATTAGCTGTGCACATCATGTTCAACTGCCTATCACACATTGGCTTGTAAGTTGTTCAGGCCTTGGGTCATTGTGTGAGATGCTGAGGAAATGAGTGGTCTGGAAAACAAAGGAGACCTTGATAAGACATTGCAGAACTAGCAAGCGAGAAAGACTCTCTTTTCATTCAGTCCGTCCACTGTGGTGTCTGGACCAAAGCTCAGTTCCGTACTAGAGCCAGGCTGTACTTTGATGAAGAGGAGGCCTGGGCATTATAACAATGAGAGGTGCACCAAGGAGGCAGTTCCTTGCCTCCCAATCAACTTAGTTGATTCCCTCATTACCCCCGTGTCTCATGTACAGTGTGTCCCACCCATAAAGCTCTGCAAGGGGGTACAGGGAGACCACCCTCAACTCAGtaccatctttctcttctttcttcagctggaagGCAACCAACTTATTGAGCGCACAGAATTGAGTACCAACCATGTCCTAGTATATCTGGAGAAGGTGAGCATATGTCTGGTTCTAGGATGGGAAAGGGAAATGCATACCTTGGGACACTTGGCTGCTTGGGGCAGAAGATCTAGGCCTAAAAAATCCCAAGCATCTACTAAGAATATGAATGAATCTCACATGAATTTTTAACCCTTCCTAGCCTTACTGGTACCTTCCTCCAAACCCTCAAcatgctttccctctgcccctgcacaTAGATCAGGCTCTGACCTCCCCCCCAGCCAGAGCCTCTCCCACTGTGGGGAAGGGCCCAGGGccaggcctgcagccccatgcacaACCTTGGGCCTGGGACGCTGGTGGCAGGGAAGAGTGAAGGAACCTGGGGCAGATGTAGAATTGACCGTGAGTCTccaccccttcctttccccagctgagcAACACGACCCTGAACTTCTCCTTCACGGTGGAGCGGGACATCCCTGTTCAGGGCCTAAAGCCAGCTCAAGTGAAGGTCTATGACTACTATGAGACAGGTGAGTGTTGGGGTGGGAGGGTACCCACGGGAGTGAGTCCTGGACATAGGCCATGCTGAGATACACAGGAGCTTTTGGGACATACAGCTGCCCCTGGCCTCAAGCTCTCCATCAACCTCAGCGCTTTCCCACTCTGCCtcagcagtgctttctgagagcagGGGGGCCCCTGGACTCTACCAACCTTCAAACCCACAGTGCCAACAGCCCAGACAGATGGaggcaaccaccctcctcctttctgctcctgcccaggcagggctcTGCAACGATAATGGGGCACAAGTTTGGGCAGTGTGGGTAGTATGTGGATCCCCACATGGCTGTCCTCACCTGTGGGAGCCACTGTGCAGCTGTCCTCACCTGAGGAGAAGGTGAAGGCCATGGGGTCCTAGGGAGGAGGCCATCCTCTCCAGCCTTCAGACTCTCCCCTTGGGATCTTGGTGCCTGTAAGCCTTTCAtgcctccccagggaaaggaacCAGGCCCTGAGGTAGACCCAAGGAAGCTAGGAGGAGTCCTGTGTTCAGATCCTGCCCCAGATTGCAACCATTCCAGGGCGGATGCTGCGTCtccttgtgcttctgttttcccagctgctacatcagggtgacagagacagagaccCTCTGTGTGCTTGAGACAAGGCCTCAAGGCAtaaggcagagccctgctggggctGACTGTGCAGAgttgctctgccttgctgccgCGGTATCCGGATGGGGCTGGGATTGGGGCTCCCTCCCCCCAGGGCTGGGATCTCTGCAGGGAAGTCAGGGATGGTGCTAGCTGTCCGCTGTGGGGCATGGAAGAAGTGTCTCTCTGGAAGCCCTCTGCCAGGAATGCTGAGGGGGTctgacagccctgctctctcccttcccttgtgTCTTCCAGATGAGTTTGCTGTTGAGGAATACAATGCTCCCTGCACCACAGGTAGAGTACATAAGAACAACTGAGGTGTTCCAGTAAGGGCTACTGCTGGTTAGTTTGTGTAAGAATCTGTGCAGAGCGTGGGTTTCCTCAGCCTGGGTAGAATCTCAAGACTTCTTTCACCATGCCCACAGCAGGCTCCTAGCACACCTCAGTGCAGAGAGGTAAATTAAATCCACCTCCTCATGTCCTGTAAAAGGTTAGATagaaatttggttttggtttactTAGGCTGGCAATCCGagtgttattttcttcagtcgtacagagctccttgttttttcctgtgtctttgtgTCACATTGTACAAGTAAGATTGAAGTCTTCCTTGGCGCTGAATATGACACTCAGCTTTTAAGGATCTGCCCTTTCCTTGGCCACTTTCACCAATGCTGTGGACACAGAAGCGTCTTAAACATCATCTCCCAAGCATTTTGGTGAAATGTTGAGTTTATTCACATCTTCAGTTGGGACCTTTCAAACTCTGCCCTGGGTGTTTTTTGCCCTTTGTTGGAGAATCCACATGTTGAGAGAGGACATATGTACTTGATTAGCTCAtactctccagagcagagcagtatctgcctccgctcccctcccttctctgtaACATGGATATCTTGAAAGTAACCAGCCATTCCTATTATGTTATCTGTCTGGGACCAGGCATTTTTTAGGTGAAGCAAATCCCCAGACTTTAATAGGTCTTGAACTTATGTAACATGCAAGCAGGGGCCACTTAAACATAGGGAGGATGTCCAGGGTTCAGAATACTGTTTCTCAGGAACCTTCTCTCACTCTGTCCTTTTCTCCACTCCAGCCAAGGCTGAGCAAGGAAATGCCTGATGAGCAATCTTGTCTGAGTCCTGTTGGATCAGCTGTCTTATCTATGTCCCTAAAGGATCCTTTTGGTAAGGTGGCCTATTGAAATACTAGAGAAGGACACCTCAAcaccaaaaaaagaagtaataccaTAAATAAATTAAGTCTTGattctcttcagctgcctctggccttgttttttgttaatgagatgtcgtgcaaagactgccaaggcttgtccatgcatcagactactaccctctgctgctcttccatgtgggcgctaacgacacgaaaggcaaactggaaaccatcaaacgggactttggagctctggggatggtggtcaagggtctgggagcccaggttgttttctcctcaatcttgcctgtgaggggaaaggacaggaggaggagtagacgagttttccaagttaacaactggctgcgccgctggtgttggcaacagggctttggtttctatgaccatgggaccctgttcgaAGATGGGCAGCTGatagggagagatgggatccaccttaccaagcggggcacacgcgtctttgccaacagattggccagcctggtaaggagggctttaaactaggcaagacgggggaaggggagtggtatagtggcaggagagtcagtaaaacaccgctcgagtcaggatgcctccagcgggtgcatgcagccaggggagacagcatggaacatggctatggaggatcctcttgcacctctcctgggaaacctgcgtgcttgactggctctctgaaatgcctgtatagcaatgcgcgcagcatgggaaataagcaggaagatctggagatctgtgtgcggtcgcagggccatgatctcgttgcagttacagagacatggtgggataggttGCATACCTGGAATACTGTCatagatggctacgtgctttttaggaaagacaggccaggaaggcgaggtggtggagttgctctttatgtgagggagcaactagaacacatggagctgtgccttggggttggttgaagagcaagttgagagcctatgggtaaggcttaaagggcaggctaacatgggtgacactgttgtgggggtttgctacaggccacctgatcaggaagaggaagtagatgaggccttctacagacagctggaagtagcctcacgatcacaggccctggttctcatgggggacttccaccaccctgacatgagctgggaagagagcacagctaggcacaaacagtcaaagaggttcctgcagagcatcgaggataatttcttgacccaggtggtggagacgccaacaaggagaggtgtgctgctggaccttgtactaacaaacaaagagggtctagttggagttgtgaaggttgggggcagccttggctgcagtgaccatgagatagtggagttcccgatcctacgaggagggagcagggcaataagcaggattgcaaccctggacttcaggagggcaaactttggcctcttcagggaccttcttggaggaatctcatggggtagggcccttgaaggaagcgaggtccaagaaagctggttaatagtcaagcatcacctcctccaggctcaagatgggtgcatccctctgaggaagaagtccggcaaagcgggcaggagacctgcgtggatgagcaaggagctcctggcaaaactccaacagaagaaggaagtgtacagaatgtggcaaaggggacaggccacttgggaggaatacagggacgttgtcagagtgtgcagggatgcgacaaggaaggctaaggcccatttggagtttaatctggcaagggatgtcaaggacaacaagaaggaacgtcttcaaatacatcaatagcaaaaagaagactagggaaaatgtgggcccgccgctgaatggggcgggtgccctggtaacaaaggaccaggcagagaaggcagagaaggcagagttattgaatgctgcctttgcttcggtcttcactgctaaggccagtcctcaggaattccagagcctggggacaagagaggaaggctggagaaaggaagactctcccttggtggaggaggatcaggttagagatcttttgtccaaacttgacatccaccaatccatgggccccgatgggatgcacccacgagtgctgagggagctggcggatgttattgctaggccactctccatcctcttggaaaggtcatggcaatcaggagaggtgcctgaggactggaagaaagccagcgtccctccagtcttccaaaagggcaagaaggaggacccagggaactacaggccggtcagcctcacctccatccccgggaagctgatggaacagctcatcctggaggtccccactaagcataaggaggacaagaaggtgatcaggaatagtcagcatggattcaccagaaggaaatcatgcttcaacaaccggatagccttctaggatggaatgactggctgggtagatgagggcagagcagtggatgttgtctccctggacttgagcaaagcttttgacactgtctctcatcccatcctcataggtaaactcaggaggtgtgggttggatgagtggacggtgaggtggattgagaactggctggatggccgagctccgagggttgtggtgaatggcgcagagtcaagttggaggcctgtagctagtggtgtcccgcagaggtcagtcctggctccagtcttgttcaatgtattcatcagtgacctggcggaagggacagagtgtaccctcagcaagttggctgatgatactaaactggggggagtggctgacacaccagagggctgcgctgccattcagagggacctggagaggttggagagctgggcggagaggaacctcctgacattccacaaaggcaagtgcagggtcctgcacctagggaggaagaaccccaggcagcaggacaggctgggggctgacctgctggaaagcagctctgcagagaaggacctgggagtgctggtggacgacaagtgaagcatgaggcagcagtgtgcccttgtggccaagaaggccaagggtatcctggggtgcattaggcagagtgttgccagcaggtggagggaggtgatcctcctgctctactcagccctggggaggcctcccctggagtactgtgtccagttctgggctgcccagtacaagagagacatggcactactgcagagagtccagcggagggctaccaagatggtgaggggactggagcacctctcctatgaggaaaggctgagagagctgggcctgttcagtctggagaagagaagactgagaggtgatctgatcaacgtgtataagtatctgaaggggggaggggggtggttgtcaagaagatgaggccgatctcttctccgtggtgcccagcaacaggacaagaggcaacgggcagaaactgaaccacaggaagttccatctaaacctgagaaaaaaacttcttgactgtgagggtgacagagcattggaacaggttgcccagagaggtggtggagtctccttcgctggagatattcaaaacccgtctggatgtgatcctgggcaatatgctctagaggaccctgcttgagcaggggggttggactagatgatctccagaggtcccttccaacctaaaccattctgtgattctgtgaatgtgttGAATGCAGGAAAAATCAGGAATGCAGGAAAACTTTGTATCACTGATGGGCATCCCAATGTTCACTGTGTCCAGATACCTCACTAAAACCATTAGCTGTGCACATCATGTTCAACTGCCTATCACACATTGGCTTGTAAGTTGTTCAGGCCTTGGGTCATTGTGTGAGATGCTGAGGAAATGAGTGGTCTGGAAAACAAAGGAGACCTTGATAAGACATTGCAGAACTAGCAAGCGAGAAAGACTCTCTTTTCATTCAGTCCGTCCACTGTGGTGTCTGGACCAAAGCTCAGTTCCGTACTAGAGCCAGGCTGTACTTTGATGAAGAGGAGGCCTGGGCATTATAACAATGAGAGGTGCACCAAGGAGGCAGTTCCTTGCCTCCCAATCAACTTAGTTGATTCCCTCATTACCCCCGTGTCTCATGTACAGTGTGTCCCACCCATAAAGCTCTGCAAGGGGGTACAGGGAGACCACCCTCAACTCAGtaccatctttctcttctttcttcagctggaagGCAACCAACTTATTGAGCGCACAGAATTGAGTACCAACCATGTCCTAGTATATCTGGAGAAGGTGAGCATATGTCTGGTTCTAGGATGGGAAAGGGAAATGCATACCTTGGGACACTTGGCTGCTTGGGGCAGAAGATCTAGGCCTAAAAAATCCCAAGCATCTACTAAGAATATGAATGAATCTCACATGAATTTTTAACCCTTCCTAGCCTTACTGGTACCTTCCTCCAAACCCTCAAcatgctttccctctgcccctgcacaTAGATCAGGCTCTGACCTCCCCCCCAGCCAGAGCCTCTCCCACTGTGGGGAAGGGCCCAGGGccaggcctgcagccccatgcacaACCTTGGGCCTGGGACGCTGGTGGCAGGGAAGAGTGA from Struthio camelus isolate bStrCam1 chromosome 1, bStrCam1.hap1, whole genome shotgun sequence carries:
- the LOC138068428 gene encoding alpha-1-macroglobulin-like, translating into MKRRPGHYNNERCTKEAVPCLPINLVDSLITPVSHVQCVPPIKLCKGVQGDHPQLSTIFLFFLQLEGNQLIERTELSTNHVLVYLEKLSNTTLNFSFTVERDIPVQGLKPAQVKVYDYYETDEFAVEEYNAPCTTAKAEQGNA
- the LOC138068441 gene encoding alpha-1-macroglobulin-like; its protein translation is MKRRPGHYNNERCTKEAVPCLPINLVDSLITPVSHVQCVPPIKLCKGVQGDHPQLSTIFLFFLQLEGNQLIERTELSTNHVLVYLEKLSNTTLNFSFTVERDIPVQGLKPAQVKVYDYYETDEFAVEEYNAPCTTAKAEQGNA